CACGATGAAACCCATACCTCATTACGTATTTCAGGATACACATTTACAGAAGTTCAACGACAAATTTTTAACAGTCGTGTCATAAAAAGGGAAGCTTTTGATAAGTTTCAAAGCCTTAATTCTGAAAAAGGTTTAGGTGATACACTCAAGTCTTTAGCTATCGATGACCCTCAACGTCCACCCTTGTATTACTTACTCATACAAGTGTGGACTCAATTTTTTGGCACTTCGGTGGCAACAATCCGAAGTTTTTCTGCAATTGTGAGTTTACTAGTCTTTCCCAGTATTTATTGGCTTTGCCGAGAATTATTTATTGTACCGCTATCTGTTCCCTACGTTGCGATCGCACTCACAACAGTCTCCCCAATTCATCTTGTCTATGCTCAAGAAGCACAAGAATATATTTTATGGCTGGTCACAATTTTAGTATCAAGTGCGTCACTGCTGCGAGCTTTGCGACTCGAAACCACAGAAGAACACAAGCAAGATTACATTTATGTATGGGGACTCTATACAGTCACCTTAGCACTAAGCCTTTACACATCTTTATTAAGTGGATTTGTCGCAGTTGCTCATGGAATTTATATCACTGCAACAGTAGAATTTCGTTGGACTAAAACACTCAAAGCTTATACGATCGCATCCCTAGCAGGATTTTTAAGCTTTATTCCTTGGATATTAATCGTACTCACAAATCTCTTGCAATTTCATCAAACAACAGCTTGGGCATCATCTAAATTACCTTTTTTTGATCTCTTTCAAGCATGGCTAATTCAATTGAGACGGATTTTTTTTGATTTAGATTTTGGACTTGAAAATCCATTTAGTTACTTGGTGACATTAACATTTTTCCTAGGAATAGGATACTCAATTTCTATTCTTTGTCTGACAACCCATCCAAAAGTTTGGTTATTTATCGTACTGTTAATTGCTGTACCAGCAATACCCCTCATGCTACCAGATTTAATGTTTGGAGGAATACGATCGACTGCCGAACAATATTTTATGCCTTCTTACTTAGGTATCCAACTCGCTGCTGCATATTTGTTGGCTACTCAACTCTATAATGGTAATATTTTACGCCGAAAAATATGGGAAATAATTTTTATTGTAATTATTTTGAGTGGCGTCATTTCCTGTGCAGTCATTTCCCAACAAGAAACTTTATGGAGTAAAGGTGTAAGTTATGGTAATGTACAAATTGCTAAAATTATTAATCAATCTTATCGTCCACTGTTAATAAGTCATGCTTCTAGTAGTCATTCTGGAAATACCTTTTCTCTTAGCTATCTTGTTCAGCCAAAAGTACGCTTTCTCTTGGTAAAGGGTAAAGCGCTTCCCAAACTTCCCAAAGGATTTACTGATGTTTTTTTACTCAATCCTTCAAACAGCCTACGTAAGGCAATAGAAAAAAAGTATAATACCAAAACTCGTAAATTATACAGTTATAAATATTACACATTTTGGAAATTAGCTAAATAAAACGACAAATGACGAATAACAAAACTCCAAAATGGTTGAAGTTTTTCGCTATTACCATGTTGGTAGTAGGTATCTTTTTCCACTTCTTCAATCTTAATAACAAAGTTTACTGGCATGATGAAGTCTACACATCTATGAGGGCTGCAGGCTTCACTCGTGACGAAATTGACAAAGAACTTTTTCAAGATCGCATAGTTCCAGCCACAGAGTTGCAGAAGTATCAACGTCCTAAATTAGGAAGTACTACAGAAGACACAATTAAATCTCTAGCAATTGAAGACCCGCAGCATCCACCTTTATACTTTTTGATAGCCCGGTTTTGGATGCAAACTTTTGGAAGTTCCTTAACAGCTTCGCGTTTTCTACCAGTACTATTTAGCTTGATGGGATTACCTTTAATGTACGCTTTGGGGCTAGAAGTTTTTGCCTCACCAATCATGGCAATATTAGCAACAGTACTTTTGGCTCTATCTCCTTTTGATATACTGTTTGCTCAGACAGCAAGGCAATACAGTTTGTTAACAACTCTTGTCATTGGGAGTAGTTTTACCCTCTTACAAGCTTTACGTTTACCAACGTTAAGAAATTGGGGACTGTACGCTTTATCTAGTGCTTTAGGTTTTTATTCCCATCCCTTTTTTGGTTTAACAACTATTGCTCACGGGGTTTATGTATTGCTGTTAAAAGTATCTTTCCAGAAACTCACCATGACTTCTCCACAAGCTGAGAGGAAGTTCTACCGTGCAGACTACAAAACTATTAACCAATTTTTCCTTGCGATCGCCTGCTCTCTACTGTTATATAGTCCTTGGATAGTTGTGTTGGTCACTAATTACCAACGTGCTGCTGCAACGACAGATTGGACTAAATTCAAAGTAGAATTTCTCTACCTGCTCAAACTGTGGATTCTTAGCTTTAGTTCGCTGTTGCTAGACTTAGACTTTGGATTTAATAATATCTGGACTTATGTTCCTAGATTGACAATTCTTGCAGTCATTGAGGTGGGAATCTATCAAGTTTGCCATCGTACCCCTAAAGCAACTTGGTTATTTATCGTCACGACAATTTTTGTGCCTTTCTTGCTGTTGGCTGTGCCAGATTTATTATTAGGCGGAAAACGTTCTGCTGTTAGTCGTTATCTCATTTCTTGCTATCCTGGGATACAACTGGTAGTCGCATACCTATTAGGTATTCATATTCTACAAGGATGCAAACTGTGGCGGGGTATTATGGTACTGCTAAGCGCAGGTGCGATCGCATCTTGTACGGTTAGCGCTTTTTCTGAGACATGGTGGAACAAAGACTTGAGCTATCATAACGCTGAAGTTGCGCGATACATCAACGCTTCGTCTTCGCCAAAAATCATCAGCGAGATTGGCGATGACTTCACAAATACGGGTGACTTAATTTCCTTAAGCTACCTGTTGCAAGACGATGTCTCACTGGTGCTGCTGAGCCAACCTCCGCAATTAGAAAATGTTAAATCTCTACTATCGGAAAGCATAGAGCCTTTTGTGTTCCGACCTTCTGGTAAATTTATCAAAAAGCTCAAGCCAGAGCAAGGTCAGTTAGTAGAGGTTTTTGCACCAGGAAGACTGTGGCAACTTAAGAATCAGTGACCAGTAATCAGTGACCAGTGAACGGGAATTGGCAAATGTATCTGGTCACTGATTCGGTCAAATATCGATCGTCTTAGGTTACCTGAGAAAAATTAGGTACTCCGGAACCTTTTTCCTTGGTGGCTACATCAGTTTTATTTGATACAAAAATTTGGGTTTTCTTAGTAAGAATTACAGATACTAGCTTCGGAAAAACAAGGCAAGCTATTGTATTGATAAGTGTCAGAAGTAAAGCGTCCATTAAGTTCATAGAGAATGTTCCTTTTATTAACGGGGCATAAAATACATTGTGAAGCAAAATTTCTCTGATAAATTAAAAATCATTTTAAATTTCTTTTAACCTATATACAAGTAA
This genomic interval from Scytonema hofmannii PCC 7110 contains the following:
- a CDS encoding glycosyltransferase family 39 protein, with amino-acid sequence MTNNKTPKWLKFFAITMLVVGIFFHFFNLNNKVYWHDEVYTSMRAAGFTRDEIDKELFQDRIVPATELQKYQRPKLGSTTEDTIKSLAIEDPQHPPLYFLIARFWMQTFGSSLTASRFLPVLFSLMGLPLMYALGLEVFASPIMAILATVLLALSPFDILFAQTARQYSLLTTLVIGSSFTLLQALRLPTLRNWGLYALSSALGFYSHPFFGLTTIAHGVYVLLLKVSFQKLTMTSPQAERKFYRADYKTINQFFLAIACSLLLYSPWIVVLVTNYQRAAATTDWTKFKVEFLYLLKLWILSFSSLLLDLDFGFNNIWTYVPRLTILAVIEVGIYQVCHRTPKATWLFIVTTIFVPFLLLAVPDLLLGGKRSAVSRYLISCYPGIQLVVAYLLGIHILQGCKLWRGIMVLLSAGAIASCTVSAFSETWWNKDLSYHNAEVARYINASSSPKIISEIGDDFTNTGDLISLSYLLQDDVSLVLLSQPPQLENVKSLLSESIEPFVFRPSGKFIKKLKPEQGQLVEVFAPGRLWQLKNQ
- a CDS encoding glycosyltransferase family 39 protein: MRQIKLAPYWLRFLIITVFAIGVFFRFYNLDTKVYSHDETHTSLRISGYTFTEVQRQIFNSRVIKREAFDKFQSLNSEKGLGDTLKSLAIDDPQRPPLYYLLIQVWTQFFGTSVATIRSFSAIVSLLVFPSIYWLCRELFIVPLSVPYVAIALTTVSPIHLVYAQEAQEYILWLVTILVSSASLLRALRLETTEEHKQDYIYVWGLYTVTLALSLYTSLLSGFVAVAHGIYITATVEFRWTKTLKAYTIASLAGFLSFIPWILIVLTNLLQFHQTTAWASSKLPFFDLFQAWLIQLRRIFFDLDFGLENPFSYLVTLTFFLGIGYSISILCLTTHPKVWLFIVLLIAVPAIPLMLPDLMFGGIRSTAEQYFMPSYLGIQLAAAYLLATQLYNGNILRRKIWEIIFIVIILSGVISCAVISQQETLWSKGVSYGNVQIAKIINQSYRPLLISHASSSHSGNTFSLSYLVQPKVRFLLVKGKALPKLPKGFTDVFLLNPSNSLRKAIEKKYNTKTRKLYSYKYYTFWKLAK